The Anopheles coluzzii chromosome 2, AcolN3, whole genome shotgun sequence genome window below encodes:
- the LOC120951258 gene encoding uncharacterized protein LOC120951258 has protein sequence MISKRALLLLAFIPLSAGLMCDSTCNGIKSQLQLIDDTVTNTARIIVPTQSFYLNCETNCKLQKFLKEYEQILTSQRQHHNQMTSFVQSKLKQFGVPPEGLQDNAAQLEKVFRVVNDRNTFHQRQVDEQKLQNQNVTAELAEPLKLLQQEQQRNQLLQAKLVELSTTISQMETENKKLQAKINDNPTSVQG, from the coding sequence ATGATCAGCAAAAGGGCGCTTTTGCTGTTGGCTTTTATTCCTCTCTCCGCCGGATTGATGTGTGATTCAACCTGTAACGGGATAAAATCCCAACTGCAGCTCATCGATGATACAGTTACCAACACGGCCAGAATTATCGTTCCAACACAATCCTTCTATTTAAACTGCGAGACAAACTGCAAACTACAAAAGTTTCTGAAAGAATATGAACAAATTCTGACCTCACAGCGTCAGCACCACAACCAAATGACGTCGTTTGTGCAGAGTAAGCTCAAGCAGTTTGGCGTACCGCCCGAAGGGCTGCAGGATAATGCAGCGCAGTTGGAAAAAGTGTTCCGCGTCGTTAACGATCGGAACACCTTTCACCAGCGTCAGGTGGACGAGCAGAAGCTCCAGAACCAGAACGTAACAGCCGAGCTCGCGGAGCCACTAAAACTGCtacagcaggagcagcaacgCAACCAACTTCTGCAGGCCAAGCTGGTCGAGCTGTCTACCACGATAAGTCAGATGGAAACGGAAAACAAGAAGCTTCAGGCTAAGATAAACGATAATCCAACCAGCGTACAAGGCTAA